From the Apus apus isolate bApuApu2 chromosome 4, bApuApu2.pri.cur, whole genome shotgun sequence genome, one window contains:
- the SPRY1 gene encoding protein sprouty homolog 1: MEPQSPHGSGGSLVVVIQQPSLDSRQRLDYERESQPTTILSLDQIKAIRGSNEYTEGPSVVKKSGPRTAPRQEKHERTHEIIPINVNNNYEHRPSHVGHVAHQHNARAPVLSRSTSTGSAASSGSNSSASSEQGLLGRSPPSRPGSGHRSDRTIRTQPKQSSLLVDDLKGPLKEDLTQHKFICEQCGKCKCGECTAPRALPSCLACNRQCLCSAESMVEYGTCMCLVKGIFYHCSNDDEGDSYADNPCSCSQSHCCSRYLCMGAMSLLLPCLLCYPPAKGCLKLCRGCYDRINRPGCRCKNSNTVYCKLESCPSRGQGKPS, translated from the coding sequence ATGGAGCCCCAAAGTCCACATGGCAGCGGTGGGTCCCTAGTGGTGGTGATTCAGCAGCCTTCCTTGGACAGCAGGCAGCGGCTGGACTATGAGAGAGAGAGCCAGCCCACGACTATCTTGTCACTGGACCAGATCAAGGCCATCAGGGGCAGCAACGAGTACACCGAAGGTCCATCTGTGGTGAAAAAATCCGGGCCGCGGACAGCACCGAGGCAAGAGAAGCATGAAAGGACTCACGAAATCATACCAATTAATGTGAATAATAATTACGAACACAGACCCAGCCACGTGGGGCACGTGGCACATCAGCATAACGCCAGGGCTCCTGTCTTGAGCAGATCGACCAGCACGGGGAGCGCGGCCAGCTCTGGGAGCAACAGCAGCGCGTCCTCCGAGcaagggctgctggggaggtcACCTCCATCCCGGCCGGGCTCCGGCCACAGGTCTGACCGGACAATCCGGACGCAGCCCAAGCAGTCGTCTTTGCTTGTAGATGACCTGAAAGGTCCTTTGAAAGAGGACTTGACGCAGCACAAGTTTATCTGCGAACAGTGTGGGAAGTGCAAGTGCGGCGAGTGTACGGCCCCCCGGgcgctgccctcctgcctggcctGCAACCGGCAGTGCCTGTGCTCGGCCGAGAGCATGGTGGAGTACGGCACCTGCATGTGTCTGGTCAAAGGGATCTTCTACCACTGTTCTAACGACGATGAAGGGGACTCTTACGCGGATAATCCCTGCTCCTGTTCCCAGTCACACTGCTGTTCTAGGTACCTGTGCATGGGAGCCATGTCCTTGCTTCTGCCTTGCCTGCTCTGCTACCCTCCCGCGAAAGGATGCCTGAAGCTCTGCCGAGGGTGTTACGACCGCATCAATCGTCCGGGTTGCAGATGCAAGAACTCAAACACAGTCTATTGTAAACTGGAGAGCTGCCCCTCTCGGGGTCAGGGCAAGCCCTCATGA